Part of the Candidatus Bathyarchaeota archaeon genome is shown below.
GCCCGAAGGGATTGTCAAGGGGAAAGATCTCTGTCCTTTTCTCGAGCCCCCTCTCAGAAAGGAACCTGATGAGATGCTTTTTGCGTTTAGCATAGCAATCAAGTTTGTGGGCTTTGTGGAGATTCGCTGCGAAATCGTCGGTGGTGAGGCCAATTACAACCCGGTCCCCGATCTTGAAGGCCTCTTCCAATAGCATGGAGTGCCCTTTATGGAAGACATCGAAGGTCCCCCCCACGACTACGAGGTTGAGTCGCTTATCCATCAGGCTATATCGCTCTCACAGTAGTAGCTCTCTAAGCATCTAATTGGGTTGATCAATTGGCTTTAACAGGATAAATAATCCAAGAATTATATAAAATACCCTGAAAAGTGAAATTACCACGTTCACGAAAGAGTGCGTACTCATTTGGTGTTATTGCGCATTTAGACCATGTTCTCCGAGATGAATCGTCTGATCCTTTTAAGCCCTTCAAGGATGTTCTCTTCTGATGTAGCGAATGAGAACCTGATGTGCTCTCCC
Proteins encoded:
- a CDS encoding phosphopantetheine adenylyltransferase → MDKRLNLVVVGGTFDVFHKGHSMLLEEAFKIGDRVVIGLTTDDFAANLHKAHKLDCYAKRKKHLIRFLSERGLEKRTEIFPLDNPFGPTIESEEMEGIVVSKETEAGALEINRRRVERGRKPLLIVVFKMILAQDGKPISSTRIRQQEVNRFGKLIG